The Halanaerobium praevalens DSM 2228 genome contains a region encoding:
- the aroB gene encoding 3-dehydroquinate synthase: MKIVLTGFMTAGKTTVAKIIAAKKNYKFYDSDQLIEAKEKMTIKEIFKLKGEKYFRKIEKEIIMNLLKTKKNLVLATGGGSIINKELRNLILEQSESFCLDLSPEAVLKREKKSKIQRPLLAGNNKLNKVKKLLAKRKKYYQQIPIHFDSETNSAIEIADLILAELPEQKINIKIDSKSMAYPVIIESKFKKNSFKKIIDKIKGNKVFLLVDQVLMSKHSAQIIDLLNKNSQLVKLELKAGEEIKSLSYLNQIYQILYENNFSRSDYLIAFGGGTVGDLGGLAASTYLRGLKLIQLPTTIISQLDSSIGGKTAVNFKNTKNIIGTFYQPELVYYQLDWLKTLATREIKSGLGEVIKYSILAGPELFDLLVEKETEIINLDEDIMLQIAEICLNTKYEYVRNDVQDKGLRKKLNLGHSFGHALEATENFNYKHGQAVVMGIAFTAFLSNKIGVLESDKFKKIIKLILNFNYEIFPSPAIKVKDLINYLAYDKKNSGNKIWWVLINDIGTTYLSDRFKQKELSQYMEEYLCKKWLLSMDLI, encoded by the coding sequence TTGAAAATAGTTTTAACTGGATTTATGACTGCTGGTAAAACAACAGTAGCTAAAATTATAGCAGCTAAAAAAAACTATAAATTTTATGATAGTGATCAATTAATTGAAGCAAAAGAAAAAATGACTATTAAAGAAATATTTAAACTCAAAGGTGAAAAATATTTTAGAAAAATTGAAAAAGAGATTATTATGAACCTTTTAAAAACAAAAAAAAATTTAGTATTGGCTACAGGTGGTGGCTCTATTATAAATAAAGAGTTAAGAAATCTAATCTTAGAGCAATCTGAAAGCTTTTGTTTAGATTTAAGTCCAGAAGCTGTTTTAAAGAGAGAAAAAAAGTCAAAGATACAACGGCCTCTACTTGCAGGGAATAATAAATTAAACAAGGTAAAAAAACTTTTAGCAAAGCGAAAAAAGTATTATCAACAAATTCCAATTCATTTTGATAGTGAAACAAATTCAGCGATAGAAATCGCAGATTTAATTTTAGCTGAATTACCTGAACAAAAAATAAATATTAAAATTGATTCTAAATCAATGGCTTATCCTGTAATTATAGAATCAAAATTTAAAAAAAATAGTTTTAAAAAAATTATAGATAAAATTAAAGGTAATAAGGTATTTTTATTGGTAGATCAAGTTTTAATGTCAAAACATAGTGCTCAAATAATTGATTTACTTAATAAAAATTCTCAGCTTGTCAAATTGGAGCTTAAAGCTGGAGAAGAAATTAAAAGCCTTAGTTATTTAAATCAGATTTATCAAATTTTATATGAAAATAATTTTAGTCGTTCTGATTATTTAATTGCTTTTGGGGGAGGTACTGTTGGTGATTTGGGTGGTTTAGCTGCCTCTACTTATTTAAGAGGTTTAAAACTAATTCAACTGCCAACAACTATTATTTCTCAATTAGATAGTAGTATAGGTGGTAAAACTGCTGTTAACTTTAAAAATACTAAAAATATAATAGGTACTTTTTATCAGCCAGAATTAGTATATTATCAATTAGATTGGTTAAAAACTTTAGCTACTAGAGAAATAAAATCTGGTTTAGGAGAAGTTATAAAATATTCAATTTTAGCTGGTCCAGAACTCTTTGATCTTTTAGTTGAAAAAGAAACTGAAATTATTAACTTAGATGAAGATATTATGCTACAAATAGCCGAGATTTGTTTAAATACTAAATACGAATATGTAAGAAATGATGTTCAAGATAAAGGCTTGAGGAAAAAACTTAATTTAGGTCATAGTTTTGGTCATGCACTTGAAGCTACAGAAAATTTTAATTATAAGCATGGACAGGCAGTAGTTATGGGAATTGCTTTTACAGCTTTTTTATCTAATAAAATAGGAGTTTTAGAATCAGATAAATTCAAAAAAATAATAAAATTAATTTTAAATTTCAATTATGAAATTTTTCCTTCACCAGCAATAAAAGTTAAGGATTTAATAAATTATTTAGCTTATGATAAAAAAAATAGTGGAAATAAGATCTGGTGGGTTTTAATAAATGACATCGGTACTACTTATTTAAGTGATAGATTTAAGCAAAAAGAACTTAGTCAATATATGGAGGAATACTTATGCAAAAAGTGGCTATTATCCATGGACCTAATTTAA
- the aroQ gene encoding type II 3-dehydroquinate dehydratase, producing MQKVAIIHGPNLNMLGIREPEIYGGTNLAALNNDLKKKAKEIDLELEIIQTNHEGEIVDFLQQNYKELSGIVINPGGLTHTSVVLRDALASVRLAVIEVHISNIYRREEYRKKSITAEAAVGLITGLGVYGYVLALEALKKILIKEKY from the coding sequence ATGCAAAAAGTGGCTATTATCCATGGACCTAATTTAAATATGTTAGGAATAAGGGAACCTGAAATTTATGGAGGTACTAATTTAGCAGCACTTAATAATGATTTGAAAAAAAAAGCTAAAGAAATTGATTTAGAATTAGAGATTATACAGACTAATCATGAGGGGGAAATTGTTGATTTTTTACAGCAAAACTACAAAGAATTGTCAGGAATAGTAATTAACCCAGGTGGTTTAACTCATACTAGTGTTGTTTTGAGAGATGCTCTAGCATCAGTGAGATTAGCAGTTATTGAAGTTCATATTAGTAATATTTATCGAAGAGAAGAATATCGTAAAAAATCAATTACAGCAGAAGCAGCTGTGGGATTAATAACTGGTTTAGGAGTTTATGGCTATGTTTTAGCTTTAGAAGCATTAAAAAAAATATTGATAAAGGAGAAATACTAA
- a CDS encoding M24 family metallopeptidase encodes MKKRIDKLRKNLIEKDIEAFLVTKRENVRYLSNFTGTAGKLLITKKDNIFITDFRYLDQAAEQTEGCVIEEISSDFVKGFAELLKRKNIKNLSFESEDLNFKMYQKLKDNLDLDSFMPLESLVENLRLIKDQSEIEKIKKAVEIADQGFDFLIDFIEPGKTEKEVALELEFFMKRKGGEANAFDFIVASGKRGALPHGVASDKKIETGDLVTIDFGTVYQGYHSDMTRTIAVGEPEAKLKNIYELVLSAQQKVIREIKAGMSCFEADKIARDFIAEAGYKENFGHGLGHGLGLEIHEGPRLSYSSDSQLKAGMVVTDEPGIYVSGLGGVRIEDDLVITENGCQVLNSAPKELIIL; translated from the coding sequence ATGAAAAAAAGAATTGATAAATTAAGAAAAAATTTAATTGAAAAAGATATAGAGGCCTTTTTAGTAACTAAAAGAGAAAATGTACGTTATTTAAGTAATTTTACAGGCACAGCAGGTAAATTATTAATAACTAAAAAAGATAATATTTTCATTACTGATTTTCGTTATTTAGATCAGGCTGCAGAACAAACAGAAGGATGTGTAATTGAAGAAATAAGCAGTGACTTTGTTAAGGGATTTGCTGAACTTTTAAAAAGAAAAAATATTAAAAATTTAAGTTTTGAAAGTGAAGATTTAAACTTTAAAATGTATCAAAAATTAAAAGATAATTTAGACTTAGATTCATTTATGCCTTTAGAATCTCTGGTAGAAAATTTAAGATTAATTAAAGATCAGAGTGAAATTGAAAAAATTAAAAAAGCAGTAGAAATAGCAGATCAAGGTTTTGATTTCTTAATTGATTTTATTGAACCTGGTAAAACAGAAAAAGAAGTCGCTTTAGAACTAGAATTTTTTATGAAAAGAAAAGGTGGAGAAGCTAATGCTTTTGATTTTATAGTAGCCTCTGGCAAAAGAGGAGCTTTACCACATGGAGTGGCCTCAGATAAAAAAATAGAAACTGGAGATTTAGTTACAATTGATTTTGGTACTGTTTATCAGGGATATCATTCTGATATGACCAGAACAATTGCAGTAGGAGAACCAGAAGCAAAATTAAAAAATATTTATGAGCTTGTTTTAAGTGCTCAGCAAAAAGTGATTAGAGAAATTAAAGCAGGTATGAGTTGTTTTGAAGCAGATAAAATAGCGAGAGATTTTATTGCAGAAGCAGGCTATAAAGAAAACTTTGGCCATGGTTTAGGACATGGACTTGGACTTGAAATTCATGAAGGGCCTAGACTTTCTTATAGCTCAGATTCTCAATTGAAAGCAGGAATGGTTGTTACAGATGAGCCTGGAATTTATGTTTCTGGTTTAGGTGGAGTTAGAATTGAAGATGATTTGGTAATTACTGAAAATGGTTGTCAAGTTTTAAATTCAGCTCCTAAAGAATTGATTATTTTATAA
- the efp gene encoding elongation factor P, whose protein sequence is MISTNDFNTGLTIELEGEVYQVIEFQHSKSGRGSAFVRTKLRNVEEGYTINKTFKAGEKVETAHVEKKKMQYLYWDGSDYIFMDNDTYEQFSLSEEQLGDKVKYLKENMELDISVYQGKPIDIDLPTFVKLKVESTPPNVRGNTVSGGNKPATMETGLVTQVPLFIEEGDILKIDSRTNEYVERANK, encoded by the coding sequence ATGATTTCAACAAATGATTTTAATACAGGTTTAACAATAGAGCTAGAAGGGGAAGTATATCAAGTTATAGAATTTCAGCATTCTAAATCTGGCAGAGGTAGTGCTTTTGTTAGAACAAAATTGCGTAATGTTGAAGAAGGATATACAATTAATAAAACTTTTAAGGCAGGAGAAAAAGTAGAAACTGCTCATGTAGAAAAAAAGAAAATGCAGTATCTATATTGGGATGGTAGTGATTATATTTTTATGGATAATGATACATATGAACAATTTAGCTTAAGTGAAGAACAACTTGGAGATAAGGTTAAGTATTTAAAAGAAAATATGGAACTTGATATATCTGTTTATCAAGGTAAACCGATTGATATAGATTTACCTACCTTTGTTAAATTAAAAGTAGAAAGTACTCCTCCTAATGTTAGAGGTAATACAGTTTCGGGAGGTAATAAGCCAGCTACAATGGAAACTGGCTTGGTAACTCAAGTGCCTTTATTTATTGAAGAAGGGGATATACTTAAAATAGATAGTAGAACTAATGAATATGTAGAAAGAGCTAATAAATAA
- a CDS encoding NAD(P)/FAD-dependent oxidoreductase, giving the protein MNYLIIGAGAAGASAAKSILKNSKENDQIKIFTDENYPFYYRPRLIECLSGEVAIEDIIINDQEWFAENGIELHLDEKIIDVNLEAKEIKSKKDTYKYDKLLLASGSHCFVPPFSGLDLENIFTLRTAADLKEINKAAAKAKKAVVVGGGLLGLEIAYNFAKAGLDTTVLEVAPYLLPMQLDKKGGDLLEKKLEKNQVKVITDAKTKGFAGDKKVEKVILEDQKIEADIVLISTGIRCNTSLADDIDIEQNKGVIVNNKMQTSVPDVFAAGDIAEFKGEVYGIWPPSLKQGQVAGKVMSGEKAEFEAHVSSHKLKVAGIDVISLGELNKDNEYEEEILADDDNYIKVIKNNGKKIGAIIVGQYSNKNKIMAEVKK; this is encoded by the coding sequence ATGAATTATTTAATCATTGGAGCAGGTGCAGCAGGAGCTTCTGCTGCCAAATCAATTTTAAAAAATAGCAAAGAAAATGATCAAATAAAAATTTTTACAGACGAAAATTATCCTTTTTATTATCGTCCTCGTCTAATAGAATGTTTGTCAGGTGAAGTTGCAATTGAGGATATTATTATTAATGATCAAGAGTGGTTTGCAGAAAATGGAATTGAACTTCATTTAGATGAAAAAATTATAGATGTTAATCTTGAAGCTAAAGAAATAAAAAGTAAAAAAGATACTTATAAATATGACAAATTATTACTGGCAAGTGGATCTCATTGTTTTGTCCCACCATTTTCAGGTTTAGATTTAGAAAATATTTTTACTTTAAGAACTGCAGCAGATCTTAAGGAAATTAATAAAGCAGCAGCAAAAGCCAAAAAGGCAGTTGTTGTTGGAGGTGGACTTTTGGGCTTAGAAATCGCCTATAACTTTGCTAAAGCTGGTTTAGATACAACGGTTTTAGAAGTAGCACCTTATCTATTGCCAATGCAGTTAGATAAAAAGGGTGGAGATCTTTTAGAAAAGAAATTGGAGAAAAACCAAGTTAAAGTAATTACTGATGCAAAGACTAAAGGTTTTGCTGGTGATAAAAAAGTTGAAAAAGTAATTCTTGAAGATCAAAAAATAGAAGCAGATATTGTTTTGATTTCAACTGGAATTCGCTGTAATACTTCTTTAGCAGATGATATTGATATTGAACAGAATAAAGGAGTAATAGTTAACAATAAAATGCAGACTTCAGTTCCAGATGTTTTTGCTGCTGGAGATATAGCAGAATTTAAGGGAGAAGTTTATGGGATTTGGCCTCCTTCTTTAAAACAGGGTCAAGTTGCTGGTAAAGTAATGAGTGGAGAAAAAGCAGAGTTTGAAGCACATGTTTCTTCACATAAGCTAAAAGTTGCTGGTATTGATGTTATTTCTTTAGGAGAATTAAACAAAGATAATGAATATGAAGAAGAAATTTTAGCTGATGATGATAATTATATTAAAGTTATAAAAAACAATGGTAAAAAGATTGGAGCTATAATAGTTGGCCAATATTCTAACAAAAATAAGATTATGGCTGAAGTCAAAAAATAA
- a CDS encoding Asp23/Gls24 family envelope stress response protein, translated as MEKDKIKDVEAEAVETEEVDEGSIQIADEVVGIITGLAATEIDGVAGMSGGLAGGIADMLGRKSLSKGVKVQVEDQTASVDVYVIIDYGNSIPDVAWKIQDNVKEAIEGMTGLDVKAVNVHVQGVNFPENDQKQAEKKELEEVEADK; from the coding sequence ATGGAAAAAGATAAGATTAAAGATGTTGAAGCTGAGGCAGTAGAAACAGAAGAAGTTGATGAAGGAAGTATTCAAATTGCTGATGAGGTAGTAGGAATTATAACTGGTTTAGCTGCTACTGAAATTGATGGTGTAGCAGGTATGAGTGGTGGCCTTGCTGGTGGAATTGCTGATATGCTAGGTCGAAAAAGTTTAAGTAAAGGTGTTAAGGTTCAGGTTGAAGATCAAACTGCTTCAGTTGATGTTTATGTTATTATAGATTATGGTAATTCTATTCCTGATGTAGCATGGAAAATACAAGATAATGTTAAAGAGGCAATAGAAGGAATGACAGGTTTAGATGTTAAAGCGGTTAATGTTCATGTGCAGGGAGTTAATTTCCCCGAAAATGACCAAAAGCAAGCTGAAAAAAAAGAATTAGAGGAAGTAGAAGCAGATAAATAA
- the amaP gene encoding alkaline shock response membrane anchor protein AmaP, whose amino-acid sequence MKIIRNIVSFISALILIVLTIVFSLYSFGLLSANFIPNLILRSYNNWQLGAVYLLLLLGALFVIYPYFTDEKFKSTHLLSSESGDITITVSALSNLIKDRVKTKEKFNDIKIKLKEQEAGLKITLNGKLTVPGDITSISENIQRDLKKYIEDTTGIQVSKIQIRIDAVKKDDKLPEKVE is encoded by the coding sequence ATGAAAATTATCCGCAATATAGTTTCTTTTATTAGTGCTTTAATTCTTATTGTTTTAACTATAGTTTTTTCTCTTTATAGTTTTGGGCTTTTATCAGCCAATTTTATTCCTAATTTAATTTTAAGAAGTTATAATAATTGGCAGTTAGGAGCTGTTTATTTATTATTGTTACTGGGGGCGCTTTTTGTTATTTATCCTTATTTTACTGATGAAAAGTTTAAATCAACTCATTTATTAAGTTCTGAATCAGGTGATATAACAATTACAGTTTCTGCTCTTTCTAATTTAATTAAAGATAGGGTTAAAACAAAAGAAAAATTTAATGATATAAAAATTAAATTAAAAGAACAAGAAGCAGGATTAAAAATTACTTTAAATGGTAAATTGACTGTACCAGGTGATATAACTTCTATCAGTGAAAATATACAGCGTGATTTAAAAAAATATATAGAAGATACAACTGGCATTCAAGTAAGTAAAATTCAGATTAGAATTGATGCTGTCAAAAAAGATGATAAACTGCCCGAAAAGGTAGAATGA
- a CDS encoding DUF2273 domain-containing protein has product MDKQKLKADLIQFIYLNLKKIFGAVIGLIIGILILVIGFFKTLVICLTTLVGYYLGARWRFEEDIKDFILKVIPEKFK; this is encoded by the coding sequence ATGGATAAGCAGAAATTAAAAGCAGACTTAATTCAATTTATATATTTAAATCTCAAAAAAATATTTGGGGCAGTTATTGGCTTAATTATTGGGATTTTGATTTTAGTAATTGGTTTTTTTAAAACTTTAGTTATTTGCTTAACTACTTTAGTAGGTTATTATTTAGGAGCACGCTGGCGTTTTGAAGAGGACATAAAAGACTTTATATTAAAAGTTATTCCTGAAAAATTTAAATAG
- the nusB gene encoding transcription antitermination factor NusB has translation MQNVSRHKQRIWALQILYGLDIRKKLALEHSKKSYENFMAEKGVLSEDLYVAEILEGIILELELLDAQIDQYAINWDIERMPAIDRNILRIAAYEIQHDIPAKVAINEAVKIAKKYADDSSPSFINGILSKFA, from the coding sequence ATGCAAAATGTTTCGAGACATAAACAAAGAATCTGGGCTTTGCAGATTCTTTATGGATTAGATATTAGAAAAAAGCTTGCTTTGGAGCATTCCAAAAAAAGTTATGAAAATTTTATGGCTGAAAAAGGAGTTTTAAGTGAAGATTTATATGTGGCAGAAATTTTAGAAGGCATAATACTGGAATTAGAACTGTTAGATGCCCAAATTGATCAATATGCAATTAATTGGGATATTGAAAGGATGCCTGCAATTGATAGAAATATTTTGAGAATTGCTGCTTATGAAATCCAGCACGATATTCCTGCTAAAGTAGCTATAAATGAAGCTGTGAAAATAGCAAAAAAATATGCTGATGATAGTTCACCTTCATTTATTAATGGAATATTATCTAAATTCGCTTAA
- a CDS encoding pyridoxal phosphate-dependent aminotransferase codes for MKYSARIEKIEESKTIAVSTEANRLTAAGEDVVSFGAGEPDFPTPAPIKKAAVEAMEKGYTGYTSASGLPELKKAVTNKFAADYKIKYSTEEVFVGNGGKQVLFNGLSAILEAGDEVLIPKPYWVSYPELVKLAGGTPVLIETKAADRYKLKAAELKENITEKTKAIILNSPSNPDGHFYSNSELEKLVSVLIKHDIFVISDEIYDKLLYDKQEFKSMVQLFPDLKARILVVNGMSKSYAMTGWRVGFGFANEDWIKAMTKIQSHTTSNVNTIAQYASAKALENNELEKIIEKRKSIYQKRRDLTASLLAEIEAIDTLKPAGAFYFFIDISKLIGKKIKGEQIQGSLSFSDLLLKEDKVAVVPGIAFGMDNFIRISFALGEERIKTGIKRIADFIARLES; via the coding sequence ATGAAATATTCAGCAAGAATTGAAAAAATTGAAGAATCCAAAACAATTGCTGTTAGTACAGAAGCTAATCGTTTAACTGCTGCTGGAGAAGATGTAGTAAGTTTTGGAGCAGGAGAACCAGATTTTCCTACTCCAGCTCCAATTAAAAAAGCAGCAGTTGAAGCTATGGAAAAAGGTTATACAGGTTATACTTCTGCTTCTGGTTTACCTGAATTAAAAAAAGCAGTAACTAATAAATTTGCTGCTGATTATAAGATTAAATATTCTACAGAAGAAGTATTTGTTGGTAATGGTGGTAAACAGGTTCTTTTTAATGGCTTATCTGCTATTTTAGAAGCTGGAGATGAGGTTTTAATACCTAAACCATATTGGGTTTCTTATCCTGAATTAGTAAAGCTAGCTGGAGGGACTCCTGTTTTGATAGAAACTAAGGCTGCAGATCGATATAAATTAAAAGCAGCTGAACTTAAAGAAAATATAACTGAAAAGACAAAGGCAATTATTCTTAATTCTCCTTCAAATCCAGATGGACATTTTTATTCCAATTCTGAGTTAGAAAAACTAGTTTCAGTCTTAATTAAACACGATATCTTTGTGATTAGTGATGAAATTTATGATAAACTTCTTTATGATAAACAAGAATTTAAATCAATGGTCCAGCTTTTTCCAGATTTGAAAGCAAGAATTTTAGTTGTTAATGGAATGTCTAAATCATATGCTATGACTGGTTGGAGAGTAGGTTTTGGTTTTGCAAATGAAGACTGGATTAAAGCAATGACAAAAATTCAAAGTCATACAACATCAAATGTCAATACAATTGCTCAATATGCAAGTGCTAAGGCCTTAGAAAATAATGAGCTAGAAAAAATTATTGAAAAACGAAAATCAATTTATCAAAAAAGAAGAGATTTAACTGCTTCATTATTAGCAGAAATTGAAGCAATTGATACTTTAAAACCCGCTGGAGCTTTCTATTTCTTTATTGATATTTCTAAGTTGATTGGTAAAAAAATTAAGGGAGAGCAGATTCAGGGTTCACTTTCTTTTTCAGATTTACTTTTAAAAGAAGATAAAGTTGCCGTAGTACCAGGAATAGCTTTTGGAATGGATAATTTTATTCGGATTTCTTTTGCTTTAGGGGAAGAGAGAATAAAAACGGGAATTAAAAGAATAGCTGATTTTATAGCAAGACTTGAGTCTTAA
- a CDS encoding sulfide/dihydroorotate dehydrogenase-like FAD/NAD-binding protein — translation MYEILAKEVLAPTIKKLKVKAPLIAKKTKAGNFIILRVDEKGERIPLTVADYERKTGIITIIFQEVGYSTKLLGRMEPGDKIQDIVGPLGHHIDLEGYQKVVLLGGGSGTALLYPKVRAFYEQGAEVISITGARTKNLVILEEELESFSDRVFIATDDGSYGHKGYVTDILKDLLIQEKDIDLVVAIGPVPMMKAVSDLTAEYEIETIVSLNTIMVDGTGMCGACRVTVGGERKFTCVDGPAFDAHQVDFEELINRLNFYQNEENLVHSQAVEEDN, via the coding sequence ATGTATGAAATATTAGCAAAAGAAGTTTTAGCACCAACTATAAAAAAATTAAAGGTTAAAGCACCTTTAATTGCAAAAAAAACTAAGGCTGGTAATTTTATTATCTTAAGAGTAGACGAAAAGGGAGAAAGAATCCCTTTGACTGTAGCTGATTATGAAAGAAAGACAGGTATTATTACTATTATCTTTCAAGAAGTTGGCTATTCAACTAAATTATTAGGTAGAATGGAGCCAGGTGATAAAATTCAAGATATAGTGGGCCCTTTAGGTCATCATATTGATTTAGAAGGTTATCAAAAAGTAGTGCTTTTAGGTGGTGGCTCAGGTACTGCTCTTTTATATCCTAAAGTTAGGGCTTTTTATGAGCAGGGAGCAGAAGTTATTAGTATTACTGGAGCCAGAACTAAAAACCTAGTTATTTTAGAAGAGGAATTAGAAAGTTTTAGTGATCGTGTATTTATAGCAACTGATGATGGTAGTTATGGACACAAAGGATATGTAACTGATATTTTAAAAGACTTATTAATTCAAGAAAAAGATATTGATTTAGTAGTTGCAATTGGACCTGTACCGATGATGAAAGCAGTTTCAGATCTGACTGCAGAATATGAAATTGAAACTATTGTTAGCTTAAATACAATTATGGTTGATGGAACGGGTATGTGTGGAGCTTGTAGAGTAACTGTTGGCGGAGAAAGAAAATTCACTTGTGTAGATGGTCCAGCTTTTGATGCTCATCAAGTTGATTTTGAAGAATTAATAAATAGACTTAATTTTTATCAGAATGAAGAAAATTTAGTTCATTCGCAAGCAGTCGAGGAGGATAATTAA
- the gltA gene encoding NADPH-dependent glutamate synthase, whose translation MSLQKKKTPMKEQKAEKRIRNFDEVPFGYTKEEALVEADRCLQCKHKPCVEGCPVGVPIPQFIQALKNGNPEEANQIIKSKNNLPAICGRVCPQEEQCEAKCVMGIKNEAVAIGRLERYVADYNLEKETAESSKSELEKLKIAELTDKKVAVIGSGPASLAAAADLAKSGLKVTIFEALHKTGGVLRYGIPEFRLPKTIVEQEVESIKKLGVEIKLNVVVGKSITIEELFEQNYKSIFIGVGAGLPRFLNIPGENLNGVYSANEFLTRVNLMKAFKYPEYKTPVAVGNKVAIVGAGNVAMDAARTAKRLGAEDVYVVYRRSEEQMPARSEEIHHAQEEGIEFKLLNNPIAIKGEKGKVKAMECQKMELGEKDNSGRRRPLPIKNSNWDLELDTVIIAIGQNPNPLLTANTKDLETKSWGGIKVDSGQKTSREGVYAGGDIVTGGATVIQAMGAGKKAAQNIKNYLLEKSKK comes from the coding sequence ATGTCATTGCAAAAAAAGAAAACGCCAATGAAGGAACAAAAAGCAGAAAAAAGAATTAGAAATTTTGATGAAGTTCCCTTTGGTTATACAAAAGAAGAAGCACTTGTAGAAGCAGACAGATGTTTGCAGTGTAAACACAAACCATGTGTTGAAGGTTGTCCAGTTGGAGTTCCGATTCCTCAATTTATTCAGGCTTTAAAAAATGGTAATCCAGAAGAAGCAAATCAAATAATTAAAAGCAAAAATAATTTGCCTGCTATCTGTGGTCGAGTGTGTCCCCAAGAAGAACAATGTGAAGCTAAATGTGTAATGGGAATTAAAAATGAAGCAGTTGCTATTGGTCGTTTAGAACGTTATGTAGCTGATTATAATTTAGAAAAAGAAACAGCAGAGTCCTCTAAAAGTGAATTAGAAAAATTAAAAATTGCGGAATTGACCGATAAAAAGGTTGCTGTTATTGGTTCAGGACCTGCTAGTTTGGCTGCAGCAGCTGATTTGGCCAAATCTGGACTTAAAGTTACTATTTTTGAAGCTCTGCATAAAACAGGTGGAGTTTTAAGATATGGAATTCCCGAATTTAGATTACCTAAAACTATAGTTGAACAAGAAGTTGAATCAATTAAGAAACTAGGTGTAGAAATTAAATTAAATGTAGTAGTTGGTAAATCTATTACTATTGAAGAACTTTTTGAACAAAATTATAAATCAATATTTATTGGTGTAGGAGCTGGTTTACCTAGATTTTTAAATATTCCAGGAGAAAATTTAAATGGAGTTTATTCAGCTAATGAATTTTTAACTAGAGTTAATTTAATGAAAGCTTTTAAATATCCTGAATATAAAACACCTGTTGCAGTTGGAAATAAGGTTGCAATTGTTGGAGCTGGAAATGTAGCAATGGATGCAGCAAGAACTGCTAAAAGATTAGGAGCTGAAGATGTTTATGTAGTTTATCGCCGTTCAGAAGAGCAGATGCCTGCTCGCAGTGAAGAAATACACCATGCTCAAGAAGAAGGTATTGAATTTAAATTATTAAATAATCCGATTGCAATTAAGGGTGAAAAGGGAAAAGTAAAAGCAATGGAATGTCAAAAGATGGAGCTGGGAGAAAAAGATAATTCTGGTAGAAGAAGACCACTTCCGATTAAAAATTCAAATTGGGATTTAGAACTTGATACAGTAATTATTGCTATTGGTCAAAATCCTAATCCACTTTTAACTGCTAATACTAAGGATTTAGAGACTAAAAGCTGGGGTGGAATTAAGGTGGATTCTGGCCAGAAAACTAGTCGTGAAGGTGTTTATGCAGGTGGAGACATAGTAACTGGTGGAGCAACAGTTATTCAGGCAATGGGTGCAGGTAAAAAAGCTGCCCAAAACATCAAAAATTATTTGCTTGAGAAATCTAAAAAATAA